One Streptomyces sp. R28 DNA window includes the following coding sequences:
- a CDS encoding class I SAM-dependent methyltransferase gives MSDDHTHVQEFFTARAADWDSRFPDDGPAYAAAVAELGLREGSRVLDAGCGTGRALPPLRAAVGPSGVVLGADLTPAMLEAAVRAGRDADGQLLLADVAALPLRSESLDAVFGAGLIAHLPHPATNLRELARVVRRGGMLALFHPIGRAALAARQGRQITPGDLRAEPNLRPLLAGSGWRMTSYVDEDDRFLALAVREA, from the coding sequence ATGAGCGACGACCACACGCATGTGCAGGAGTTCTTCACGGCCCGCGCCGCCGACTGGGACAGTCGGTTCCCCGACGACGGTCCCGCCTACGCGGCCGCGGTCGCCGAGCTCGGGCTGCGCGAGGGGAGCCGGGTGCTCGACGCGGGCTGCGGCACCGGGCGGGCCCTGCCGCCCCTGCGTGCCGCCGTGGGGCCTTCGGGAGTGGTTCTGGGGGCCGATCTGACCCCGGCCATGCTGGAGGCCGCCGTACGGGCCGGACGCGACGCCGACGGGCAGTTGCTGCTCGCCGACGTGGCCGCGCTGCCGTTGCGGTCGGAGTCCCTCGACGCCGTGTTCGGGGCCGGCCTCATCGCACACCTGCCCCATCCGGCGACGAACCTGCGGGAGTTGGCCCGTGTGGTACGCCGTGGCGGCATGCTCGCACTGTTCCACCCGATCGGCAGGGCGGCACTCGCGGCACGCCAGGGCCGCCAAATCACCCCCGGCGACCTGCGAGCCGAGCCCAACCTCCGGCCGCTGCTGGCCGGTTCCGGATGGCGCATGACGTCGTACGTCGACGAGGACGACCGCTTCCTGGCGCTGGCCGTACGCGAGGCCTGA